In Chryseobacterium gotjawalense, the following are encoded in one genomic region:
- a CDS encoding NYN domain-containing protein gives MTDDKLAVLIDADNVPYKNVKEMLEEISKNGTPTIKRIYADWTKPTVSGWKNVLLENAITPIQQYSYTTGKNSSDSALIIDAMDILYSEKVNGFCIVSSDSDFTRLATRLREAGMNVIGFGEKKTPKPFISACDKFIYLEILNNTDDSEKDSEKDSENTVTKKAEKPKRKKEPLSKVDGRTIKLITESINDLGDEDGWTFLGNLGSFIIKKKPDFDPRNFGFPKLLPLIKSIGKIEIDERETGVNNIRHIYVKVK, from the coding sequence ATGACAGACGATAAATTAGCAGTCCTCATCGATGCGGACAATGTTCCCTACAAAAATGTAAAAGAAATGCTGGAGGAAATTTCTAAAAATGGAACGCCAACCATCAAAAGGATTTATGCCGACTGGACCAAGCCCACGGTTTCCGGATGGAAAAATGTGCTCCTGGAAAATGCGATCACTCCAATCCAGCAATACAGTTATACGACAGGAAAAAATTCCAGCGACAGTGCCTTGATTATCGATGCGATGGATATTTTGTATTCCGAAAAGGTCAATGGTTTTTGCATCGTTTCCAGCGACAGCGATTTTACGAGACTGGCGACAAGACTTCGGGAAGCCGGAATGAACGTAATCGGATTTGGCGAAAAAAAGACACCGAAACCATTTATATCAGCCTGCGATAAATTTATTTATCTGGAAATTTTAAATAATACAGACGATTCTGAAAAAGATTCCGAAAAGGATTCTGAAAATACAGTCACTAAAAAAGCGGAAAAACCAAAACGGAAAAAAGAACCGCTCAGCAAAGTTGACGGTAGAACGATTAAATTGATTACTGAAAGTATTAACGATCTGGGAGATGAAGATGGTTGGACTTTCCTCGGGAATCTCGGCAGTTTCATTATTAAAAAGAAACCTGATTTCGATCCAAGAAATTTCGGTTTTCCAAAACTTTTACCTTTAATTAAAAGCATCGGTAAAATCGAAATTGATGAACGCGAAACCGGCGTGAATAATATCAGACACATTTATGTGAAAGTGAAATAG
- a CDS encoding head GIN domain-containing protein, whose product MKTISISVLAAFLTLSSCNIKSENGFPFNLTPKEGTGILKTQEYKMSFDEIKVAQSINAEVIKADEEKVVVTAPADILDDILVENNGGKLYIHFKPNLNISARNISVKIFAKDFNTIKASSSATIIIKDKFTQEKTDIEVSSSGTIKGNLEANDLSIDVSSSGTYSGTVWAVNLESEVTSSGDIIISGKTKNATLKASSSGTLNAKNVIAENGDISASSSGDVSLSVSNQLKASASSSGGIEITRKGNLNIVSQKESSGGSISIR is encoded by the coding sequence ATGAAAACAATCTCTATTTCTGTACTCGCCGCATTTTTAACCTTATCTTCCTGCAACATCAAATCTGAGAATGGATTTCCTTTTAATCTGACGCCAAAAGAAGGAACCGGCATCCTCAAAACCCAGGAATATAAAATGTCTTTTGATGAAATTAAAGTCGCGCAATCCATTAATGCAGAGGTAATAAAAGCGGACGAAGAAAAAGTCGTGGTCACAGCTCCTGCTGATATTTTAGATGATATTTTAGTGGAAAACAATGGCGGTAAGCTATACATCCACTTTAAACCAAATCTTAATATTTCAGCACGGAATATCTCGGTGAAAATTTTTGCTAAAGATTTTAATACCATTAAAGCCAGCTCATCCGCAACGATAATCATAAAAGATAAATTCACTCAGGAAAAAACCGACATTGAAGTTTCCAGTTCAGGAACGATTAAAGGAAATCTGGAGGCCAATGATTTATCGATTGACGTATCGAGTTCAGGAACGTATTCCGGAACGGTCTGGGCAGTAAATCTGGAATCTGAAGTGACTTCTTCCGGTGATATCATTATTTCCGGAAAAACAAAAAACGCTACTTTGAAAGCCTCCTCATCCGGCACCTTAAACGCCAAAAACGTTATTGCTGAAAATGGCGACATCAGCGCATCGAGCAGTGGTGATGTAAGCCTTTCTGTTTCTAATCAACTTAAAGCTTCAGCAAGTTCGTCCGGAGGAATTGAAATTACGAGAAAAGGGAATTTAAACATCGTCAGCCAGAAAGAAAGCAGCGGTGGAAGTATTTCGATCCGATAA
- the lpxK gene encoding tetraacyldisaccharide 4'-kinase, producing MKRWYLYPFSLGYHLATAIRNTMYNWGIYKSTTFKTPIINVGNLSVGGSGKSPMVMYIADLLSRHYRTGVLSRGYGRVTKGYGITNYDSNYKTVGDEAMQLFERFKNRFVIGVSEERVPGAKKMIADMDLNVLLLDDAYQHRAIKPGFNILMTDYNDPYFRDFLLPAGDLRESRSGAKRAQIIMVSKCPEDLTDEKKQYYISRIKPQHDQKVFFSSIGYDENVYSRDKMIPDNNLDYYDILLITGIANPKPLLKHLSRFSKKVKHLKFRDHHNFTDQDIKNIIAEYKKLGEYKLILTTEKDYVRLKTFDYLRDLVYYWPINVNIDRKEDFNQIILDYVRKN from the coding sequence ATGAAAAGATGGTACCTCTACCCTTTTTCCCTGGGTTATCATTTGGCAACTGCCATTAGAAATACAATGTATAACTGGGGAATCTATAAATCGACCACATTTAAAACTCCGATCATCAATGTCGGCAATCTTTCGGTGGGCGGCAGCGGAAAATCGCCAATGGTGATGTATATCGCGGATCTTTTATCCAGGCATTACCGAACAGGCGTATTATCCCGTGGTTACGGACGAGTAACTAAAGGTTACGGCATCACGAATTACGACAGCAATTACAAAACTGTTGGTGATGAAGCAATGCAGCTTTTTGAAAGATTTAAAAACCGTTTTGTTATCGGCGTTTCTGAAGAAAGAGTTCCCGGTGCAAAAAAGATGATCGCCGACATGGATTTAAATGTCTTATTACTGGACGACGCTTATCAACACCGCGCCATAAAACCTGGCTTCAATATTTTGATGACGGATTATAATGATCCTTATTTTAGAGATTTTCTGTTACCGGCAGGGGATTTGCGTGAAAGCAGAAGCGGCGCAAAACGTGCCCAAATCATTATGGTTTCCAAATGTCCGGAAGATTTGACCGACGAAAAAAAACAATATTACATTTCGAGAATCAAACCTCAACATGACCAGAAAGTTTTCTTTTCGAGTATTGGTTATGATGAAAATGTGTATTCCAGGGACAAAATGATTCCTGATAATAATCTGGATTACTATGACATTTTATTAATTACCGGAATCGCCAATCCGAAACCTTTGCTTAAACATTTATCTCGTTTTTCAAAAAAGGTAAAGCATTTAAAATTTCGGGATCATCATAATTTTACCGATCAGGACATTAAAAATATCATTGCAGAATATAAAAAACTTGGCGAATATAAACTCATTCTCACCACCGAAAAAGACTACGTAAGGCTGAAAACTTTTGATTATCTTAGAGATCTTGTTTACTATTGGCCCATCAATGTGAATATTGACCGAAAGGAAGATTTTAATCAAATCATTTTAGATTATGTTAGAAAAAATTAA
- the dinB gene encoding DNA polymerase IV gives MQTDRKIIHVDMDAFYASVEQHDFPELKGKPLVVGGGQHGVVAAASYEARKFGIRSAMPGRIALEKCPHLIVVKPRFNRYKEISQQIRKIFYEFTDLVEPLSLDEAYLDVTENKKGIESAQEIARQIRNRIFEETGLTASAGISVNKFLAKVASDYRKPNGQKTIHPTQILEFMEKLPIEKFYGIGKVTANKMHELHIFTGKELKEKSLEELIRLFGKAGNYYYNVVRGIHKSEVKPHRIQKSVAVEETFWENLLDEDAVFKQLQIISAELEARLSKKEIKGKSLTLKIKYKDFTVYTRSRTQEVYFDNAQDFYETAQNLWGLRPFDKPVRLLGLSLSNLNTQEKKQISVQLKIPFEDSIT, from the coding sequence ATGCAAACCGACCGAAAAATAATTCATGTGGATATGGATGCGTTTTACGCTTCTGTAGAACAACATGACTTTCCGGAACTTAAAGGAAAACCTTTGGTGGTAGGCGGTGGGCAACATGGCGTGGTTGCCGCAGCAAGTTATGAAGCCCGTAAATTTGGGATCCGTTCTGCGATGCCTGGAAGGATTGCTTTAGAAAAATGTCCGCATCTGATTGTCGTAAAACCGCGGTTCAACCGCTACAAGGAAATTTCTCAGCAGATCAGAAAAATCTTTTATGAATTCACCGATTTGGTGGAACCGCTTTCTTTGGATGAAGCTTACCTGGATGTGACGGAAAATAAAAAAGGCATCGAATCTGCACAGGAAATCGCGCGGCAAATCAGAAACCGTATTTTCGAAGAAACCGGGCTTACAGCTTCTGCGGGAATTTCTGTGAATAAATTTCTGGCAAAAGTGGCTTCCGATTACCGCAAACCCAACGGACAGAAAACCATTCATCCGACTCAGATTCTTGAGTTTATGGAAAAACTTCCGATCGAAAAATTCTACGGAATTGGAAAAGTGACGGCCAACAAAATGCATGAACTTCACATTTTCACCGGCAAAGAATTAAAGGAGAAATCACTGGAAGAACTGATACGGCTTTTCGGAAAGGCGGGGAATTATTATTACAACGTGGTTCGCGGAATTCATAAAAGCGAAGTAAAACCTCACCGCATCCAAAAAAGTGTCGCGGTAGAAGAAACTTTCTGGGAAAACCTTTTGGATGAAGATGCTGTTTTTAAGCAGTTGCAAATCATCAGCGCTGAACTGGAAGCGCGGCTTTCTAAAAAAGAAATCAAAGGAAAGTCTTTAACACTCAAGATTAAATATAAAGATTTCACCGTGTATACGCGTAGCAGAACGCAGGAAGTCTATTTTGACAATGCTCAGGACTTCTACGAAACCGCTCAAAACCTTTGGGGACTGCGACCATTTGACAAACCCGTGCGTCTGCTGGGATTATCACTTTCTAACCTCAATACACAGGAAAAAAAACAGATTTCTGTGCAGCTGAAAATCCCGTTTGAAGATTCAATAACATAA
- the coaD gene encoding pantetheine-phosphate adenylyltransferase, giving the protein MRVAVFPGSFDPITLGHYDIVERAYPLFDKIIIAIGQNSQKKYMFSLEQRMEFIRKSFEKFPNIEVDHFEGLTINYCRSKNVNFILRGLRNPADFEFEKAIAQTNRELTKDNMIETIFLLTSSGKSFISSSIVREIITFEGNYEILVPEAVRVHKMSNK; this is encoded by the coding sequence ATGAGAGTCGCTGTTTTCCCAGGTTCATTCGATCCTATCACGCTTGGTCATTATGATATTGTCGAAAGGGCTTATCCTTTATTTGATAAAATAATTATCGCGATCGGACAAAATTCACAGAAAAAATACATGTTCTCTCTGGAGCAGAGAATGGAGTTTATCCGCAAATCATTTGAGAAATTTCCCAATATCGAAGTTGATCATTTTGAGGGTTTAACCATCAATTACTGTCGGAGCAAAAATGTAAATTTCATCTTGCGCGGACTAAGAAACCCAGCAGATTTCGAGTTCGAGAAAGCCATTGCACAAACCAACCGGGAATTGACCAAAGACAATATGATTGAAACGATATTCTTATTAACTTCTTCCGGCAAATCATTCATCAGCAGCAGCATCGTCCGTGAAATCATCACCTTTGAAGGCAATTATGAAATCCTGGTTCCGGAAGCGGTGCGTGTTCATAAAATGAGCAATAAATAA
- a CDS encoding D-alanine--D-alanine ligase, with the protein MSKKNVAVVMGGYSDEYKVSLKSGQLIFDSLDRDLYNVYKVVILKDEWYFLDDRGEKAPINKEDFSVSLSSGFQVKFDVCFNIIHGRPGENGELQAYWNTIGQKYTGCDFYQSALTFNKKDTLAVLSKYGIPSAKSIYLRHGEEIKEDEIIKELGLPLFVKPNQSGSSLGISKVKEQSELKKALEFAFAEDEEILIESFLDGMEVSVGVVDFNNETIVLGITEIVPHKEFFDYEAKYEGASEEITPARIDDETRLKVEEISKRAYEALGMSGFSRSEFIIMKGIPYMLEMNTNPGFSPASILPQQAAIYGISIKDLCGNEVEKALAKN; encoded by the coding sequence ATGAGCAAAAAAAATGTGGCCGTCGTGATGGGCGGATATTCTGATGAATATAAAGTATCCCTGAAAAGTGGTCAGTTGATTTTCGATTCTCTGGACCGCGATCTTTATAATGTATATAAAGTAGTCATTTTAAAAGATGAATGGTATTTCCTGGACGACCGTGGTGAAAAAGCCCCCATTAATAAAGAAGATTTTTCGGTAAGTTTAAGCAGTGGATTTCAGGTGAAGTTTGATGTCTGTTTTAATATTATTCACGGAAGACCTGGCGAGAACGGCGAACTTCAGGCGTATTGGAATACCATCGGTCAAAAATATACGGGCTGTGATTTTTATCAGAGTGCCTTAACCTTTAATAAAAAAGATACCTTAGCCGTTCTTTCAAAATACGGAATTCCATCGGCGAAAAGTATTTATTTAAGGCATGGTGAAGAAATTAAGGAGGATGAAATCATCAAAGAATTAGGCTTGCCGCTTTTTGTAAAACCGAATCAGTCGGGTTCCTCTCTGGGAATTTCGAAAGTGAAAGAACAGTCAGAATTAAAGAAAGCGCTGGAATTTGCTTTTGCTGAAGACGAAGAAATTTTAATTGAAAGTTTCCTCGATGGAATGGAGGTTTCAGTGGGCGTTGTTGATTTCAATAATGAAACCATTGTTTTAGGAATTACCGAAATTGTTCCTCACAAAGAGTTTTTCGATTATGAAGCGAAATATGAAGGTGCTTCCGAAGAAATTACTCCCGCCAGAATTGATGATGAAACCCGTTTAAAAGTAGAAGAGATTTCGAAACGCGCGTATGAAGCCTTAGGAATGAGTGGATTCTCAAGAAGTGAATTCATCATTATGAAGGGAATTCCTTATATGCTCGAAATGAATACCAATCCGGGATTTTCACCGGCATCCATTTTGCCGCAACAGGCTGCTATTTATGGGATTTCCATTAAAGATCTGTGTGGGAATGAAGTAGAAAAAGCATTAGCGAAAAATTAA
- a CDS encoding purine-nucleoside phosphorylase: MLEKIKETARFIKNMIQDTPDFAIVLGSGLGKLKDEVEPIHILEYPEIPNFPQTTVAGHGGQLIYGKLEGKKVLMMSGRFHYYEGHDIQTIVFPFRVFHLLGIKNLILSNAAGGVNPAFNVADVMIINDHINMMPEHPLRGKNLDELGPRFVDMSEPYNKNMIEVALNVAKYLGIKAHQGCYVALQGPTFETPAEYGMIKAIGGDAVGMSTVPEVIVAKHQGMDCFGISIITDVGGPDIAFTVSHEEVLQAADKAMPNVIKIVKGLVKNYNA, encoded by the coding sequence ATGTTAGAAAAAATTAAAGAGACTGCTCGTTTTATTAAAAACATGATTCAGGACACCCCAGATTTTGCAATCGTTTTAGGTTCCGGTTTAGGAAAACTGAAAGACGAAGTGGAACCGATTCATATTTTAGAATATCCTGAAATCCCGAATTTCCCCCAAACGACCGTCGCCGGACATGGCGGACAATTAATTTACGGAAAACTTGAGGGTAAAAAAGTGCTGATGATGAGCGGCAGATTTCATTATTATGAAGGGCACGATATTCAAACCATCGTTTTCCCTTTCCGGGTTTTTCATTTATTGGGAATTAAAAATCTGATTTTATCGAATGCTGCCGGTGGCGTAAATCCCGCATTCAATGTTGCCGATGTAATGATTATTAACGATCATATCAACATGATGCCGGAACATCCGCTGCGTGGAAAAAACTTAGACGAACTCGGCCCACGGTTTGTGGACATGAGCGAACCGTACAACAAAAACATGATTGAAGTTGCTTTAAATGTTGCCAAATATTTAGGCATTAAAGCGCATCAAGGTTGTTACGTTGCGTTGCAGGGCCCAACTTTTGAAACGCCGGCAGAATACGGAATGATAAAAGCCATCGGCGGCGACGCTGTTGGAATGAGCACCGTTCCGGAAGTAATCGTCGCTAAGCATCAAGGTATGGATTGTTTTGGGATTTCCATTATCACTGATGTTGGCGGACCGGATATCGCCTTCACTGTTTCGCACGAAGAAGTTCTGCAAGCCGCCGATAAAGCAATGCCGAACGTCATCAAAATTGTAAAAGGGTTGGTGAAGAATTACAACGCTTAA
- a CDS encoding LemA family protein codes for MRNKGCMSAGTIGIALLVIAVLVFFWGKNGYNNFVAKEQTVNTKWSNVETVYQKRANLIPNLERTVKSYSQFEQGTLTKVIEARSKATSITIDPTNMTEGDMAKFQAAQGELTGSLSRLMAVVESYPNLKADQQYINFQREYTAIENSIRSETVYYNESAQAYNTAIKTFPNNILANFTNFKEKPYFKAEVGAEKAPEVFTN; via the coding sequence ATGAGAAATAAAGGATGCATGAGCGCCGGAACAATCGGTATTGCTCTTCTTGTTATTGCCGTACTGGTTTTTTTCTGGGGCAAAAATGGGTACAATAATTTCGTTGCCAAAGAACAGACCGTCAATACAAAATGGTCAAATGTTGAAACTGTTTATCAGAAACGGGCGAACCTGATTCCCAATTTGGAACGGACCGTAAAATCGTATTCGCAATTCGAACAGGGTACTTTAACCAAAGTAATAGAAGCGCGTTCAAAAGCGACCTCAATTACCATCGATCCTACCAATATGACTGAAGGAGATATGGCGAAGTTTCAAGCCGCTCAAGGGGAGCTTACAGGTTCTTTAAGCAGATTGATGGCCGTGGTAGAAAGTTATCCTAATCTGAAAGCGGATCAGCAGTACATTAATTTCCAAAGAGAATATACGGCGATAGAAAACAGCATCCGAAGCGAAACGGTCTATTATAACGAATCGGCGCAGGCATATAATACGGCGATTAAAACGTTCCCGAATAATATTTTGGCGAACTTTACCAACTTTAAAGAGAAACCTTATTTTAAAGCTGAAGTTGGCGCGGAAAAAGCACCAGAAGTTTTTACCAATTAA
- a CDS encoding dihydrofolate reductase gives MITIVVAMGLDNEIGADNQLLWHLPKDLNHFKEITSGHPIIMGRKTYESIGKPLPNRTNIVVSRKKDWFEEGILIVGSIKEAVKFAKKIDEEIFIIGGGNIYEQTLELTDKIEVTLVKTNIKADTFFPKISPKIWNKTEEVCHGKDDKNEFDFCFQTYERKVKLT, from the coding sequence ATGATTACAATTGTTGTAGCAATGGGGTTAGACAATGAAATTGGTGCAGACAATCAATTACTTTGGCATCTTCCAAAAGACTTGAACCATTTTAAAGAAATTACTTCCGGGCATCCCATTATCATGGGCCGCAAAACTTATGAAAGTATTGGCAAACCGCTTCCCAACCGCACGAATATTGTAGTCAGCAGAAAAAAAGACTGGTTCGAAGAAGGGATTTTGATTGTCGGCAGTATCAAAGAAGCCGTGAAATTTGCCAAGAAAATTGATGAGGAGATTTTCATTATCGGCGGCGGAAATATTTATGAACAAACCCTTGAATTAACAGATAAAATCGAGGTAACTCTGGTAAAAACCAATATCAAAGCGGATACTTTTTTCCCCAAAATAAGTCCTAAAATCTGGAATAAAACAGAAGAGGTTTGTCATGGAAAAGACGACAAAAATGAGTTTGATTTCTGTTTTCAGACCTATGAGCGAAAAGTAAAATTAACTTAA
- a CDS encoding TPM domain-containing protein, protein MRLRSRNYFLAFLLLGLNIFVFAQKVPEKPAVLYPVYDQVGLLTQTEKDQLNQKLIKFSDSTSTEIEVIIIPTTGGEDVNYLATMYGEKWGIGQKGIDNGIVFLIATEDHTMSIQQGRAVEQYLTASVAGQIMDYIVTPNFKKGLWYEGINRGTTALMEAVQGKFKPIVKDTSSEKGLSPGQLVMIAFFVFIILSFLFKNGGRGGGGNNDDDDVILSRRGRSIYPGGFFPFPGSFGGGGFGGGSRGGGGFGGFGGGGSFGGGGASGGW, encoded by the coding sequence ATGAGATTACGTTCTCGTAACTATTTTTTAGCTTTTCTTTTATTAGGTTTAAACATTTTTGTTTTTGCCCAGAAAGTTCCAGAAAAACCAGCAGTTCTTTATCCGGTTTACGATCAGGTAGGACTTTTGACGCAAACTGAAAAAGATCAACTGAATCAAAAACTGATTAAATTTTCAGATTCAACTTCTACTGAAATTGAAGTGATTATTATTCCCACAACCGGTGGTGAAGATGTGAATTATTTGGCGACAATGTATGGCGAAAAATGGGGAATCGGCCAAAAAGGAATTGATAATGGAATTGTTTTCCTTATCGCGACCGAGGATCATACCATGTCGATCCAGCAGGGACGCGCCGTTGAGCAGTATTTAACTGCGTCGGTTGCCGGACAGATTATGGATTATATCGTTACCCCGAATTTTAAGAAAGGTTTGTGGTACGAAGGAATCAACCGTGGAACAACTGCGCTCATGGAAGCGGTTCAGGGGAAATTTAAACCTATTGTCAAAGATACTTCCAGTGAAAAAGGTTTAAGTCCGGGTCAACTCGTGATGATTGCTTTTTTTGTCTTCATCATCCTTAGCTTTTTATTTAAAAATGGCGGCCGGGGTGGTGGCGGTAATAATGATGACGATGATGTGATTCTTTCCCGAAGAGGACGAAGTATTTATCCCGGTGGATTCTTCCCATTCCCAGGCAGCTTCGGTGGCGGTGGATTTGGCGGCGGTTCCCGCGGCGGTGGCGGATTCGGTGGCTTCGGCGGTGGCGGAAGTTTCGGTGGCGGTGGTGCTTCTGGCGGTTGGTAA
- a CDS encoding helix-turn-helix domain-containing protein, which produces MKTLRDWGLSTLTDIQDEDKMINFSGYSILYSATENVHLLIFDNEVHLPPETFYFIPPKSPVQYLGETKSALLIWFKVDLFVDRLEFLQHIKRGIFFRDPLGMAVENNFMSYTSIMKYYYLPTQEGLMNIIFAKNLLVNFLEFILIRTLMVHDPKLYEYRKDSYEKEIANEFVYLLQKETTFSFTMEHYASQLNITKRTLDNAVQTMYGCTAKRFITAKALEKAKKLLRGTETPIKTISQELGFSEESNFSNFFRKHTNSSPSEFRDHAISQIPNLRSARLSSN; this is translated from the coding sequence ATGAAAACATTGAGAGATTGGGGACTTAGCACCCTTACAGATATACAGGACGAAGACAAGATGATTAATTTTTCAGGATATTCCATCCTGTATTCCGCAACAGAAAATGTACATCTGCTTATTTTCGATAATGAAGTGCATCTTCCACCTGAAACTTTCTATTTTATACCTCCAAAAAGCCCGGTTCAGTATTTGGGTGAAACCAAAAGTGCGCTTCTGATCTGGTTTAAAGTCGATCTTTTCGTGGACAGACTTGAATTTCTGCAGCACATCAAGAGGGGAATTTTCTTCAGAGATCCTCTCGGAATGGCGGTGGAAAATAATTTCATGTCCTACACCTCAATAATGAAATATTACTATCTGCCTACACAGGAAGGGTTAATGAATATTATTTTCGCTAAAAACCTGCTGGTCAACTTTCTGGAATTTATCCTGATCCGCACCCTGATGGTACACGATCCCAAGCTGTATGAATACCGTAAAGACAGTTACGAAAAAGAAATAGCCAATGAGTTTGTTTATCTGTTGCAGAAAGAAACCACCTTCAGTTTCACCATGGAACATTATGCATCGCAGCTCAACATCACAAAACGGACCCTGGATAACGCAGTGCAGACCATGTACGGATGTACCGCAAAACGGTTCATTACTGCCAAGGCGTTGGAAAAAGCCAAGAAACTACTGCGGGGAACAGAAACTCCCATCAAGACCATTAGTCAGGAACTAGGATTTTCAGAAGAGAGCAATTTCAGTAATTTCTTCCGTAAACACACGAACAGTTCACCCAGTGAGTTCCGTGACCATGCAATAAGCCAGATTCCAAATCTTCGGTCGGCTCGTCTTAGTTCCAATTAA
- a CDS encoding TPM domain-containing protein: MNTFLTDYQMASLVEAIQTAENQSTGEIRIHIDSTTEGNNAEIAFEVFKKLCKDQTAEKNAVLFHVNFEQQYLTIIGDEGIHKKVHQQFWDQMHDEITTAFSKGKYFEGLKKGIVETGIELKKHFPIVGENPNELPNEITFS; the protein is encoded by the coding sequence ATGAATACTTTCCTCACAGATTATCAAATGGCTTCTCTGGTAGAAGCCATTCAAACAGCAGAAAACCAATCCACCGGAGAAATCAGGATTCATATCGATTCCACCACCGAAGGAAATAATGCAGAGATTGCTTTTGAAGTTTTCAAAAAACTTTGTAAGGATCAGACTGCTGAAAAAAATGCTGTGCTTTTTCATGTGAATTTTGAACAGCAATATCTTACCATCATCGGTGACGAAGGAATCCATAAAAAAGTTCACCAACAATTTTGGGATCAGATGCATGATGAAATTACAACAGCATTTTCCAAAGGCAAGTATTTCGAAGGTTTGAAAAAAGGCATTGTAGAAACCGGTATTGAATTGAAAAAACATTTCCCGATTGTGGGAGAAAATCCAAATGAACTTCCCAATGAGATTACGTTCTCGTAA
- a CDS encoding trimeric intracellular cation channel family protein encodes MVQENFTLAIEILGTIAFAMSGSFAAMQKRLDPFGVLIIAFVTSVGGGTIRDLLLGVPIFWMHDMVICSVIFVTCIVSMIFKSLEKKFKVTLFIFDSFGLGLFTIVGIQKGMNADLHPLICITLGTITGCFGGITRDILLNRIPLIFRKEIYATACIVGGGIFLMLVKYTALSYAFVQISTIFLIVAIRTLSIKYQWQIPKFYGVDNNSEM; translated from the coding sequence ATGGTTCAGGAAAACTTTACATTAGCCATTGAAATATTGGGCACTATTGCATTTGCGATGTCGGGCAGTTTTGCTGCGATGCAGAAGCGGTTGGATCCTTTCGGTGTACTCATCATTGCCTTTGTCACTTCTGTCGGCGGCGGAACGATCCGTGATTTGTTGCTCGGCGTTCCCATTTTTTGGATGCACGATATGGTGATATGCTCGGTAATTTTCGTTACCTGTATTGTTTCTATGATTTTCAAGTCACTGGAAAAAAAGTTCAAGGTCACCCTTTTTATTTTCGACAGTTTTGGGCTGGGGCTTTTCACCATTGTTGGAATTCAGAAAGGGATGAATGCCGATCTGCATCCTTTGATCTGTATTACTTTAGGGACGATTACAGGATGTTTTGGGGGAATTACCCGTGATATTTTACTGAACAGAATTCCACTGATTTTCCGGAAAGAAATTTACGCAACAGCCTGTATTGTCGGCGGCGGTATATTTTTGATGTTGGTGAAGTACACGGCACTTTCTTACGCTTTTGTACAGATTTCCACCATATTTCTGATTGTTGCCATCCGAACATTATCGATCAAATACCAGTGGCAGATACCGAAATTTTACGGGGTAGATAATAATTCGGAAATGTAA
- a CDS encoding DUF2892 domain-containing protein yields the protein MNKYIKFVITAIMIACGVYLMMNRNIGWGIVVVILSAIPVLLFFKNEYILLAFWFLRKQNMVKASSWLDKITNYKSQLHRTQYGYFHYLQGLTLAQDNPSKVEPFMRKALEYGLNMKHDRAMATLNIAAGAMQKGRRQEAKNLLEEAKKLDTAGMMTDQIKMMKDQLKMPSMQKHMHNPNMRNRGKFS from the coding sequence ATGAATAAATACATAAAATTCGTCATCACAGCCATAATGATTGCCTGCGGAGTTTATCTGATGATGAACAGAAATATCGGCTGGGGAATCGTAGTGGTTATTTTATCTGCCATTCCTGTTTTGCTTTTCTTTAAAAACGAATATATTTTATTGGCATTTTGGTTTTTAAGAAAACAGAATATGGTAAAAGCCTCAAGTTGGCTTGATAAAATCACCAATTATAAGTCGCAGTTGCACAGGACTCAGTATGGTTATTTTCATTATTTACAGGGACTTACTTTGGCACAGGACAATCCGTCGAAGGTAGAACCATTTATGAGAAAAGCCCTGGAATATGGTTTGAATATGAAACATGACCGCGCCATGGCCACCTTGAATATTGCAGCAGGAGCGATGCAGAAAGGAAGACGCCAGGAAGCGAAAAACTTACTGGAAGAAGCTAAAAAATTAGACACTGCCGGAATGATGACCGACCAGATTAAAATGATGAAAGATCAGTTGAAAATGCCGTCAATGCAGAAACACATGCATAATCCAAATATGCGGAACAGAGGGAAATTCTCTTAA